Proteins found in one Aethina tumida isolate Nest 87 chromosome 1, icAetTumi1.1, whole genome shotgun sequence genomic segment:
- the LOC109608477 gene encoding U3 small nucleolar ribonucleoprotein protein MPP10: protein MNGKTKLLRDITDEFEEISKNPECFLNSDVQLHKKLRNNLKRTYDLSKREEIKSIQSNALPTLIIKNFDLEQIWQQIELQNDSVLTRSLTSVSKILVNKENLLFKNLEEKYMEINDNEEHNKENVKESNANESDEEEDDDNPSNSDNMDIHNDISDEENQTKSQFNKPNKKSVVDDEFFKLSEMEAFLNAEEKKLDDPDSGNDSEESGSDEEGSVDMFKDMSDEEDPVKTAKYKDFFVQKEEEKKPTKRNKFLEEFDSDEDDDDDEENGEAPKSSLELRQERLQKKIQELEENAISEKPWQLKGEITAESRPQNSLLEEIVEFDMTSRPAPVMTEQTSLQLEDIIRQRIKDKAFDSVERKAKPVDTPLEYKKKLVLDQEKSKESLAQIYEKEYLEQQAALDPNNADKPEEEPELHKEIKSLMGKLFNKLDALSNFHFTPKPAVPELKIISNLPAINMEEVAPVAVSDGALLAPEEVKNKTKGEILGKSERTKTDMKRERRKKKLKQKHHAQEKEKRESKTNTSNRGFSNKRNQQNAETLIKKSRNINKMDESTGSKSLKSSSAFFTQLQDEVQTHITNKVNKTKKNTDSKTISSKIKL from the exons atgaatgggaaaacaaaattgttacgaGACATAACAGATGAGTTCGAAGAGATTTCAAAGAATCCGGAATGTTTCTTAAA ctcGGATGTTCAGCTTCATAAAAAActaagaaacaatttaaagcGGACGTATGATTTGTCAAAGAGggaagaaataaaatcaattcaatCAAATGCTCTACCTActcttattataaaaaattttgacttGGAACAAATATGGCAACAAATAGAATTACAAAACGATTCTGTATTGACCCGTTCGCTAACCAGTGTTAGTAAAATTCTTGTGAATAAAGAAAaccttttattcaaaaatttggaGGAGAAATACATGGAAATAAATGACAATGAAGAgcataataaagaaaatgttaaagaatctaacgctAATGAAAGTGATGAAGAAGAAGATGATGACAATCCATCAAATAGTGATAACATGGACATACATAATGATATCTCTGATGaggaaaatcaaacaaaatcaCAGTTTAATAAACCAAACAAAAAATCTGTAGTGGATGATGAATTCTTTAAACTAAGTGAAATGGAGGCATTTTTAAATGCTGAAGAGAAAAAACTGGATGATCCTGATTCTGGGAATGATTCTGAAGAATCAGGATCTGATGAAGAAGGCAGTGTTGATATGTTTAAGGATATGTCAGATGAAGAGGATCCTGTGAAAACAGCAAagtataaagatttttttgtacaaaaggAGGAAGAAAAGAAACCGaccaaaagaaataaatttttagaagaatttgaCAGTGAtgaagatgatgatgatgatgaggaAAATGGTGAAGCACCAAAGTCATCATTGGAATTGAGACAAGAGAGGTTgcagaaaaaaatacaagaattagaagaaaatGCAATAAGTGAAAAACCTTGGCAACTAAAAGGTGAAATTACAGCAGAAAGTAGACCTCAAAATTCGTTATTAGAAGAGATTGTTGAATTTGATATGACTTCCAGACCTGCACCTGTTATGACTGAACAAACTTCCTTACAGTTAGAGGACATAATTAGACAAAGAATAAAGGATAAAGCATTTGATAGTGTTGAGCGTAAAGCAAAACCAGTAGACACACCATTGGAATACAAAAAGAAATTGGTATTGGATCAGGAAAAGAGCAAGGAGTCACTGGCTCAGATTTATGAGAAAGAATATTTGGAACAACAGGCAGCTTTGGACCCAAACAATGCTGATAAACCAGAAGAAGAACCAGAACTtcacaaagaaattaaaagtcTCAtgggtaaattatttaataagttggATGCATTGTCCAATTTCCACTTTACACCCAAACCAGCAGTACCAGaactaaaaattatcagtAATTTGCCAGCAATTAACATGGAAGAAGTGGCTCCTGTTGCAGTAAGTGACGGAGCCCTTCTAGCACCTGAAGaagttaaaaacaaaactaaaggAGAAATCTTAG gTAAATCTGAGCGAACCAAAACTGACATGAAACGAGAAAGAaggaaaaagaaattaaaacaaaagcaTCATGCTCAAGAGAAAGAGAAGAGAGAAAGCAAAACTAATACTTCTAATAGAGGTTTTAGTAATAAACGTAATCAACAAAATGCAGAGACTTTGATAAAGAAgtctagaaatataaataag atggaCGAATCTACTGGTTCGAAGAGTCTTAAGTCGTCATCAGCTTTCTTCACGCAACTGCAGGATGAAGTTCAAACACATATTactaataaagttaataaaactaagaAAAACACTGATTCCAAAAcgatatcttctaaaattaagttgtaa
- the LOC109608478 gene encoding uncharacterized protein LOC109608478 isoform X2, translating into MSDCPTLSRCSEICVPDIQCMSYHAYTSDYKDTYYSAKFFKPQCLDDGSWAPKQCKGGKTGRCFCFDGDGKRIFGEALYDESEDMTCACSRRKVELIQAGIRNYVFFHCDSKGNYEKLQCDRDHCWCVEPKTGELNSTVVPKTAMKYLPCYSSLIVGNQYLRQCESEKYAQEMIIEELKYHGVEHTNFRYLICDGDGAFGAFNVSNSRPYCTWRDGSLIGSYQGNDMNEVLTINCNCARDNKRYGLNSECIYNGNYAETQYIQSTSQFYCVDADGFAKSDPYSSGTHVNCRDFY; encoded by the exons ATGAGTGATTGTCCTACTCTAAGCAGGTGCAGTGAAATATGTGTTCCAG acATACAATGCATGTCCTATCATGCTTATACAAGTGATTACAAAGATACTTATTATTCTGCAAAATTTTTTAAGCCACAGTGCTTAGACGACGGTTCATGGGCACCAAAGCAGTGCAAAGGTGGAAAAACAGGACG ATGCTTCTGTTTTGATGGTGACGGCAAAAGAATTTTTGGTGAAGCTTTATATGATGAATCAGAAGATATGACTTGTG CTTGTAGTAGAAGAAAAGTGGAACTCATACAGGCAGGTATAaggaattatgtattttttcattgtGATAGTAAGGGCAACTACGAAAAGCTTCAGTGCGATAGGGATCACTGTTGGTGCGTTGAACCCAAAACAGGCGAGCTGAATTCCACCGTAGTTCCTAAAACTGCCATGAAATATTTGCCTTGTT ATAGTTCACTGATTGTCGGCAACCAATACCTAAGGCAATGTGAGAGTGAGAAATATGCTCAGGAAATGATTATTGAAGAACTTAAGTATCATGGAGTTGAGCACACTAATTTCAGGTATTTAATTTGTGATGGTGATGGTGCGTTTGGAGCATTCAACGTAAGTAACAGcag aCCATATTGTACGTGGAGGGATGGTTCCCTAATTGGATCTTACCAGGGTAACGACATGAACGAAGTTCTAACCATAAATTGCA actgTGCCAGAGACAATAAAAGATACGGCTTAAATAGTGAGTGTATTTATAATGGCAATTACGCCGAAACGCAATATATACAAAGCACCAGCCAGTTTTACTGCGTCGACGCAGACGGTTTTGCGAAATCGGATCCTTATTCAAGTGGTACCCATGTAAACTGtagagatttttattaa
- the LOC109608478 gene encoding uncharacterized protein LOC109608478 isoform X1 produces MILNKVIFIVVLLGVGHSVGSETCKYSIITEFSQQTCIDQSEEDKSYYLKQDECTLTCLQYDFDINKSGPCPPGYIKDKRCTSDTSIPCDTMSDCPTLSRCSEICVPDIQCMSYHAYTSDYKDTYYSAKFFKPQCLDDGSWAPKQCKGGKTGRCFCFDGDGKRIFGEALYDESEDMTCACSRRKVELIQAGIRNYVFFHCDSKGNYEKLQCDRDHCWCVEPKTGELNSTVVPKTAMKYLPCYSSLIVGNQYLRQCESEKYAQEMIIEELKYHGVEHTNFRYLICDGDGAFGAFNVSNSRPYCTWRDGSLIGSYQGNDMNEVLTINCNCARDNKRYGLNSECIYNGNYAETQYIQSTSQFYCVDADGFAKSDPYSSGTHVNCRDFY; encoded by the exons atgattctaaACAAGGTGATCTTTATAGTAGTTCTTTTAGGTGTTGGTCACTCGGTTGGTTCGGAAACATGTAAATATTCGATAATAACTGAATTTTCCCAACAGACTTGTATTGATCAAAGTGAGGAagataaaagttattatttgaaacagGATGAATGTACTTTAACTTGTTTACAATATGATTTCGACATTA ATAAGTCTGGCCCTTGTCCTCCTGGTTACATAAAGGATAAAAGGTGTACCA GTGACACAAGTATACCATGTGACACTATGAGTGATTGTCCTACTCTAAGCAGGTGCAGTGAAATATGTGTTCCAG acATACAATGCATGTCCTATCATGCTTATACAAGTGATTACAAAGATACTTATTATTCTGCAAAATTTTTTAAGCCACAGTGCTTAGACGACGGTTCATGGGCACCAAAGCAGTGCAAAGGTGGAAAAACAGGACG ATGCTTCTGTTTTGATGGTGACGGCAAAAGAATTTTTGGTGAAGCTTTATATGATGAATCAGAAGATATGACTTGTG CTTGTAGTAGAAGAAAAGTGGAACTCATACAGGCAGGTATAaggaattatgtattttttcattgtGATAGTAAGGGCAACTACGAAAAGCTTCAGTGCGATAGGGATCACTGTTGGTGCGTTGAACCCAAAACAGGCGAGCTGAATTCCACCGTAGTTCCTAAAACTGCCATGAAATATTTGCCTTGTT ATAGTTCACTGATTGTCGGCAACCAATACCTAAGGCAATGTGAGAGTGAGAAATATGCTCAGGAAATGATTATTGAAGAACTTAAGTATCATGGAGTTGAGCACACTAATTTCAGGTATTTAATTTGTGATGGTGATGGTGCGTTTGGAGCATTCAACGTAAGTAACAGcag aCCATATTGTACGTGGAGGGATGGTTCCCTAATTGGATCTTACCAGGGTAACGACATGAACGAAGTTCTAACCATAAATTGCA actgTGCCAGAGACAATAAAAGATACGGCTTAAATAGTGAGTGTATTTATAATGGCAATTACGCCGAAACGCAATATATACAAAGCACCAGCCAGTTTTACTGCGTCGACGCAGACGGTTTTGCGAAATCGGATCCTTATTCAAGTGGTACCCATGTAAACTGtagagatttttattaa